One segment of Stenotrophomonas sp. SAU14A_NAIMI4_8 DNA contains the following:
- the lepB gene encoding signal peptidase I produces MDAVARPPFSQRALVWLKKEALPLLVMLGLLAAARDTLANHYVVPSGSMQPTLQPGDRVVVDMRAYGLRLPFTHQQLLATGTPQRGEVAVFDSPADGTRLIKRVVAVAGDHVQLHGGHLTINGQALQIAGLADTEAFGPRQAQLDLDMGGGPDIADLQVPAGKVLVLGDHRGNSFDGRFFGFVDADALYGRAVSVYYRRGDGFEWQRL; encoded by the coding sequence ATGGATGCTGTCGCCCGCCCTCCCTTTTCCCAACGCGCACTGGTCTGGCTGAAGAAAGAAGCCCTGCCCCTGCTGGTGATGCTGGGCCTGCTGGCTGCCGCCCGCGACACCCTGGCCAACCACTACGTGGTGCCCAGCGGCTCGATGCAGCCCACCCTGCAGCCCGGCGACCGCGTGGTGGTGGATATGCGCGCCTACGGCCTGCGCCTGCCCTTCACCCACCAGCAACTGCTGGCCACCGGCACCCCGCAGCGCGGCGAAGTGGCCGTGTTCGATTCGCCGGCCGACGGCACCCGATTGATCAAGCGCGTGGTGGCCGTGGCCGGTGACCATGTGCAGCTGCACGGCGGCCACCTGACCATCAATGGCCAGGCACTGCAGATCGCCGGGCTGGCCGATACCGAAGCCTTCGGCCCGCGCCAGGCCCAGCTGGACCTGGACATGGGCGGTGGCCCGGACATCGCCGACCTGCAGGTGCCGGCCGGCAAGGTGCTGGTGCTGGGCGACCACCGCGGCAACAGCTTCGACGGCCGCTTCTTCGGTTTCGTCGATGCCGATGCCCTCTACGGTCGCGCGGTGTCGGTGTACTACCGCCGCGGCGACGGCTTCGAGTGGCAGCGGCTGTAA
- a CDS encoding MFS transporter yields the protein MTGETAAADSARPRTLDSGTDTRIQQGTPAFRRTAVALFLAGFSTFGLLYTVQPLLPEFSRHFGVSAAGSAMSLSLSTGTLAVAMLLAGLLSDAVGRRPLMIAALMASALLSLCTALVDDWTTMLVLRTLLGLALSGVPAVAMTYLVEEMDSRALGLAMGLYIGGNAIGGMSGRLLAGIIADHWGWRWGIGAVSIIAVASTVLLWLQLPPSRHFQARRGGLRQLPSRWRTLFADPGLPWLFATSFVLMGVFVTLYNYLGYHLLAPPYHLSQTVVGLIFSVYLVGTFSSAWMGQLAMRHGRGRILTISFGLIGAGIVLLMLPWLATMAVGIALVTFGFFGGHSVASSWVGSRAGSMRAEASALYLFAYYLGSSVLGAVGGLAYAAWDWLGVCLFTGVLTLLGGGIIWALQQRAPQPVIA from the coding sequence ATGACTGGCGAAACCGCGGCGGCCGACAGCGCCCGCCCCCGTACCCTCGATTCCGGCACTGACACCCGCATCCAGCAGGGCACCCCGGCGTTCCGCCGTACCGCGGTGGCGCTGTTCCTGGCCGGCTTTTCCACCTTCGGCCTGCTGTACACGGTGCAGCCGCTGCTGCCCGAGTTCAGCCGCCACTTCGGCGTGTCGGCCGCCGGCAGCGCGATGTCGCTGTCGCTGAGTACCGGCACGCTGGCGGTGGCGATGCTGCTGGCCGGCCTGCTGTCCGATGCGGTGGGCCGCCGGCCGTTGATGATCGCGGCGCTGATGGCCTCGGCGCTGCTGTCGCTGTGCACCGCGCTGGTGGACGACTGGACCACGATGCTGGTGCTGCGCACCCTGCTGGGCCTGGCCCTGAGCGGCGTGCCGGCGGTGGCCATGACCTATCTGGTGGAGGAGATGGACAGCCGCGCGCTGGGCCTGGCCATGGGCCTGTACATCGGCGGCAATGCCATTGGCGGCATGAGTGGGCGCCTGCTGGCCGGCATCATTGCCGACCACTGGGGCTGGCGCTGGGGCATCGGCGCGGTGTCGATCATTGCGGTGGCCAGCACCGTGCTGCTGTGGCTGCAGCTGCCGCCGTCGCGGCACTTCCAGGCCCGTCGCGGTGGCCTGCGCCAGTTGCCGTCGCGCTGGCGAACGCTGTTTGCCGACCCGGGCCTGCCATGGCTGTTCGCCACCTCGTTCGTGCTGATGGGCGTGTTCGTCACCCTCTACAACTACCTGGGCTACCACCTGCTGGCGCCGCCGTACCACCTCAGCCAGACCGTGGTCGGGTTGATCTTCAGCGTCTACCTGGTGGGGACCTTCAGCTCGGCGTGGATGGGCCAGCTGGCGATGCGGCATGGGCGGGGCCGCATCCTGACCATTTCCTTCGGCCTGATCGGCGCCGGCATCGTGCTGCTGATGCTGCCGTGGCTGGCGACCATGGCGGTGGGCATCGCGCTGGTCACCTTCGGTTTCTTCGGCGGGCATTCGGTGGCCAGCAGCTGGGTCGGCAGCCGCGCCGGTTCGATGCGTGCCGAAGCCTCGGCGCTGTACCTGTTTGCCTACTACCTGGGCAGCAGCGTGCTGGGCGCCGTGGGCGGGCTGGCCTACGCCGCGTGGGATTGGCTGGGCGTGTGCCTGTTCACCGGCGTGTTGACCCTGCTCGGCGGCGGCATCATCTGGGCGCTGCAGCAGCGCGCCCCGCAGCCGGTGATCGCCTGA
- a CDS encoding LysR family transcriptional regulator: protein MSIELRHLRYFLAVADTLHFGQAAERLGMSQPPLSQQIRQLEELIGARLFVRSHRRVQLTPAGELLQERARAIVLQVESAVEEVQRAQRGEQGELHIGLTRATPLSPQIPRSILHYRQQYPQVRLQLSEMNTLQQIDALLDGSLDVGIIRKRTLPPELVAHSLFVDPLALIVHADHPALRRLSASGALSLRDFAQEPFVAFRRSAGAGIHDHMIALCAAAGFTPRIVQEAGEASTLISLAAAGLGAAILPASCDHIRVEGARFVALADAGAHSEVQLAWRREGVTPLIRNFAGLLRGAFAAE, encoded by the coding sequence ATGTCCATCGAACTCCGCCACCTGCGCTACTTCCTGGCCGTTGCCGATACGCTGCACTTCGGCCAGGCGGCCGAGCGGCTGGGCATGTCGCAGCCGCCGCTCAGCCAGCAGATCCGGCAACTGGAAGAACTGATCGGAGCGCGCCTGTTCGTGCGCAGCCATCGCCGGGTGCAGCTGACGCCCGCCGGCGAGCTGCTGCAGGAGCGCGCGCGGGCCATCGTGCTGCAGGTGGAAAGCGCGGTGGAGGAGGTGCAGCGTGCGCAGCGCGGCGAGCAGGGGGAACTGCATATCGGCCTGACCCGGGCCACGCCGCTGTCGCCGCAGATTCCACGTTCGATCCTGCACTACCGCCAGCAGTACCCGCAGGTGCGGCTGCAGCTGAGCGAGATGAATACCCTGCAGCAGATCGATGCGCTGCTGGACGGCAGCCTGGACGTGGGCATCATCCGCAAGCGCACCTTGCCGCCGGAGCTGGTGGCGCACAGCCTGTTCGTCGATCCACTGGCGCTGATCGTGCATGCCGACCACCCTGCCCTGCGCCGGCTGTCGGCCAGCGGCGCGCTGTCGCTGCGCGATTTCGCCCAGGAGCCCTTCGTGGCGTTCCGCCGCAGCGCCGGTGCCGGTATCCACGACCACATGATCGCGCTGTGCGCGGCGGCGGGCTTCACCCCGCGCATCGTGCAGGAGGCGGGCGAAGCATCCACCCTGATCAGCCTGGCCGCCGCGGGCCTCGGTGCGGCGATCCTGCCGGCGTCGTGCGATCACATCCGCGTGGAAGGCGCGCGCTTCGTGGCGCTGGCTGACGCCGGTGCGCATTCGGAAGTGCAGCTGGCGTGGCGCCGCGAAGGGGTGACGCCGTTGATCCGCAATTTCGCCGGTTTGCTGCGTGGCGCATTCGCGGCGGAATGA
- a CDS encoding LysR family transcriptional regulator, with protein sequence MPTRSPPSPRFSYKSDRLKPLRAFCQTVRLGSVSRAAEALFVSQPAISLQLQALERELGVPLFERSGRRLVPSREGQLLYEMAQPLVESLDGLEARFRDKVRGMDAGELNIAANSSTILYLLPKIVERFRQHHPDVRLTLHNAISADGTDLLREDAADLAIGSMTDVPADLTYAPAYRFEQVLIAPHDHPLASGGELELADIARYPLVLPPKRQITYRLVDQVFQRHRIAYTVALEVGGWEVIKQYVAMGMGISIVPALCLHESDGERLAARSMKRWFPERSYGVIVRRGKALSAQARAFIDLVQPELFSPRDYDQSGHSER encoded by the coding sequence ATGCCCACACGCAGCCCGCCAAGTCCGCGTTTTTCCTACAAATCCGACCGGCTGAAGCCACTGCGCGCGTTCTGCCAGACGGTGCGCCTGGGCTCGGTCTCACGGGCAGCTGAGGCGCTGTTCGTCAGCCAGCCGGCCATCAGCCTGCAGTTGCAGGCGCTGGAACGCGAACTGGGGGTGCCGCTGTTCGAGCGCAGCGGGCGGCGCCTGGTGCCCAGCCGCGAGGGCCAGCTGCTGTACGAAATGGCGCAGCCGCTGGTGGAAAGCCTGGACGGGCTGGAGGCACGCTTCCGCGACAAGGTGCGCGGGATGGACGCGGGCGAACTGAACATCGCCGCCAACAGTTCCACCATCCTGTACCTGCTGCCGAAGATCGTTGAACGCTTCCGCCAGCACCACCCCGATGTGCGCCTGACCCTGCACAACGCGATCAGCGCCGATGGCACCGATCTGTTGCGCGAGGATGCGGCCGACCTGGCCATCGGTTCGATGACCGACGTGCCGGCCGACCTGACCTATGCGCCGGCCTACCGTTTCGAACAGGTGCTGATTGCCCCGCACGACCATCCGCTGGCCAGCGGCGGCGAGCTGGAACTGGCCGACATCGCGCGCTACCCGCTGGTGTTGCCACCGAAGCGGCAGATCACCTACCGCCTGGTGGACCAGGTGTTCCAGCGCCACCGCATTGCGTACACCGTTGCGCTGGAAGTGGGCGGTTGGGAAGTGATCAAGCAGTACGTGGCGATGGGCATGGGCATTTCCATCGTGCCGGCGCTGTGCCTGCACGAAAGCGATGGCGAGCGGCTGGCGGCGCGGTCGATGAAACGCTGGTTCCCCGAGCGCAGCTACGGGGTGATCGTGCGCCGGGGCAAGGCGCTGTCGGCGCAGGCGCGGGCGTTCATCGATCTGGTGCAGCCGGAGTTGTTCAGCCCGCGCGATTACGACCAGAGCGGGCATTCGGAACGGTAG
- the aceB gene encoding malate synthase A: MSAVASAVPSTPAKATPGIALATRVAGQDTVLPAPLLALLVSLHRAVEPGRQARLQARRERQAFFDQGGLPDFRTDTAAIRSGDWTVAPLPAALQDRRVEITGPTDPKMVINALNSGAKVFMADFEDSTSPTWRNLLAGQQSLAAAVRGDLEFTAANGKHYTLRPFEEQAVLIVRPRGWHLDEKHVAVDGQPLAGGLFDAAVFAFHNARTLQAKDRGPYFYLPKLQSMEEAALWETALSHIEGMLGLPHGQIKVTVLIETLPAVFEMDEILHALRDRIVGLNCGRWDYIFSYLKTFRRHADRVLPERGQVTMTQPFLKAYSELLIQTCHRRGAHAMGGMAAQIPINHDAAANEQAMARVRADKLREVSAGHDGTWVAHPALIPVAQAIFDEHMPGPNQHSVLRQDVRVGRDELIARPPGSITRAGFEGNVEVCVRYLAAWLDGNGCVPIHHLMEDAATAEISRSQLWQWLHTPGQQLDDGTAIDLGLLDTTLAQLPARLGDTSALPGGSRIAEAITLLGELSRSSDLTDFLTLPAYARID, translated from the coding sequence ATGTCCGCCGTCGCTTCCGCCGTTCCCTCCACCCCGGCCAAGGCCACCCCCGGCATCGCCCTGGCGACCCGCGTGGCCGGTCAGGACACCGTGCTGCCGGCGCCGCTGCTGGCCCTGCTGGTGTCGCTGCACCGCGCGGTGGAACCGGGTCGGCAGGCGCGGCTGCAGGCCCGTCGCGAGCGCCAGGCGTTCTTCGACCAGGGCGGCTTGCCGGATTTCCGCACTGACACCGCCGCGATCCGCAGTGGCGACTGGACCGTGGCCCCGCTGCCGGCCGCGCTGCAGGACCGCCGCGTCGAGATCACCGGCCCGACCGACCCGAAGATGGTCATCAACGCGCTGAACTCCGGCGCCAAGGTGTTCATGGCCGACTTCGAGGATTCCACCTCGCCCACCTGGCGCAACCTGCTGGCCGGGCAGCAGTCGCTGGCCGCCGCCGTGCGTGGCGATCTGGAATTCACCGCCGCCAATGGCAAGCACTACACCCTGCGTCCCTTTGAGGAACAGGCGGTGCTGATCGTGCGCCCGCGCGGCTGGCACCTGGACGAAAAGCACGTGGCCGTGGACGGCCAGCCGCTGGCCGGTGGCCTGTTCGACGCGGCCGTGTTCGCCTTCCACAACGCCCGCACCCTGCAGGCCAAGGATCGCGGCCCGTACTTCTACCTGCCCAAGCTGCAGAGCATGGAAGAGGCCGCGCTGTGGGAAACCGCGCTGTCGCACATTGAAGGGATGCTGGGCCTGCCGCACGGGCAGATCAAGGTGACCGTGCTGATCGAAACGCTGCCGGCCGTGTTCGAGATGGACGAGATCCTGCACGCGCTGCGTGACCGCATCGTCGGCCTGAACTGCGGCCGCTGGGATTACATCTTCTCCTACCTGAAGACCTTCCGCCGCCACGCCGACCGGGTGCTGCCCGAGCGTGGCCAGGTGACCATGACCCAGCCGTTCCTGAAGGCCTATTCTGAACTGCTGATCCAGACCTGCCACCGCCGCGGTGCGCATGCGATGGGTGGCATGGCCGCACAGATTCCGATCAACCACGATGCCGCGGCCAACGAGCAGGCCATGGCCCGCGTGCGCGCCGACAAGCTGCGCGAAGTCAGCGCCGGCCACGATGGCACCTGGGTCGCGCACCCGGCGCTGATTCCGGTGGCGCAGGCAATCTTCGACGAACACATGCCGGGCCCGAACCAGCACAGCGTGCTGCGCCAGGACGTGCGCGTGGGCCGCGACGAGCTGATTGCACGGCCGCCGGGCAGCATCACCCGCGCTGGTTTCGAGGGCAACGTGGAAGTCTGCGTGCGCTACCTGGCCGCCTGGCTGGACGGCAACGGCTGCGTGCCGATCCACCACCTGATGGAAGATGCGGCCACCGCCGAGATCAGCCGCAGCCAGCTGTGGCAGTGGCTGCACACGCCGGGGCAGCAGCTGGACGATGGCACTGCCATCGACCTGGGCCTGCTCGATACCACCCTGGCGCAGCTGCCGGCACGGCTGGGCGACACCAGTGCGCTGCCCGGCGGTAGCCGCATTGCCGAAGCCATCACCCTGCTGGGCGAACTGAGCCGCAGCAGCGACCTGACCGATTTCCTGACCCTGCCGGCCTACGCGCGCATCGACTGA
- the aceA gene encoding isocitrate lyase: protein MSTLPTAEQIQHDWDTHPRWEGIQRNYSAADVVRLRGTVHIEHSLARLGAEKLWASLHEREFVNALGALTGNQAMQQVKAGLKAIYLSGWQVAADANLAGQMYPDQSLYPADSVPAVVKRINNTLLRADQLHHAEGKDEIDFLQPIVADAEAGFGGVLNAFELMKAMIEAGAAGVHFEDQLASVKKCGHMGGKVLVPTREAIEKLNAARLAADVLGVPTLLVARTDAEAADLLTSDIDANDRPFTTGERTVEGFYKTRNGLDQAISRGLAYAPYADLVWCETGKPDLEFARKFAEAIHAKFPGKLLAYNCSPSFNWKKNLDDATIAKFQRELGSYGYKFQFITLAGFHALNYGMFNLAHGYARRQMSAFVELQEAEFEAAERGFTAVKHQREVGTGYFDAVTQAIQQGQSSTTALTGSTEEEQFHGGRSERAA, encoded by the coding sequence ATGAGCACGCTGCCCACTGCCGAACAGATCCAGCACGACTGGGACACCCACCCGCGCTGGGAAGGCATCCAGCGCAACTACAGCGCCGCCGATGTGGTGCGCCTGCGCGGCACGGTCCACATCGAACATTCGCTGGCCCGGCTGGGCGCGGAAAAGCTGTGGGCGTCGCTGCACGAGCGTGAGTTCGTCAATGCGCTGGGCGCGCTGACCGGCAACCAGGCCATGCAGCAGGTCAAGGCCGGGCTGAAGGCGATCTATCTGTCGGGCTGGCAGGTGGCCGCCGATGCCAACCTGGCCGGGCAGATGTACCCGGACCAGTCGCTGTACCCGGCCGATTCGGTGCCGGCGGTGGTCAAGCGCATCAACAACACCCTGCTGCGCGCCGACCAGTTGCACCATGCCGAAGGCAAGGATGAGATCGATTTCCTGCAGCCCATCGTGGCCGACGCCGAGGCCGGTTTCGGCGGCGTGCTCAATGCCTTCGAGCTGATGAAGGCGATGATTGAAGCCGGTGCGGCGGGCGTGCACTTCGAAGACCAGCTGGCGTCGGTGAAGAAGTGCGGGCACATGGGCGGCAAGGTGCTGGTGCCGACCCGCGAGGCGATCGAGAAGCTCAACGCCGCGCGCCTGGCCGCCGACGTGCTGGGCGTGCCGACCCTGCTGGTGGCGCGCACCGATGCCGAAGCGGCCGATCTGCTGACCAGCGACATCGATGCCAACGACCGCCCGTTCACCACCGGCGAGCGCACCGTGGAAGGCTTCTACAAGACCCGCAACGGTCTGGACCAGGCCATCAGCCGCGGCCTGGCCTACGCCCCCTATGCGGATCTGGTGTGGTGCGAGACCGGCAAGCCGGACCTGGAATTCGCACGGAAATTCGCCGAAGCGATCCACGCGAAGTTCCCCGGCAAGCTGCTGGCCTACAACTGCTCGCCCAGCTTCAACTGGAAGAAGAACCTGGACGACGCGACCATCGCCAAGTTCCAGCGCGAGCTGGGCAGCTATGGCTACAAGTTCCAGTTCATCACCCTGGCCGGCTTCCACGCGCTGAACTACGGGATGTTCAACCTGGCCCACGGCTATGCGCGCCGCCAGATGAGCGCCTTCGTGGAACTGCAGGAGGCCGAATTCGAAGCCGCCGAGCGTGGTTTCACCGCCGTGAAGCACCAGCGCGAAGTGGGCACTGGGTATTTCGATGCGGTGACCCAGGCGATCCAGCAGGGGCAGTCCTCGACCACCGCGCTGACCGGCTCGACCGAGGAAGAACAGTTCCACGGCGGGCGCAGCGAACGCGCGGCCTGA
- a CDS encoding GGDEF domain-containing protein, whose translation MTGRGSAETSDMTSGIATAAMAGMTHAVLSDAEVALFAQFSQPRPLPAGQWLFLRGHPGQSMYVILEGQIELDFGEDLLVKTLGRHEFFGELGLLMGNHARSAGARAMSDCTVLELGPDAFQRLVDADPGLVAQFLRRTIMRVLANEQALISQLRRRNHDLETALDNLYITTHQLTHTRELVRTDELTGLHNRRGLTLYLKESRAHPDGPPQALLLIDCDHFKQINDRHGHQAGDRVLQSMGNILRSMAGEHDLACRLGGDEFCLILRRADREAAQHAAEFILSAVHGLLERGHGTPHVSLASIGVSMLVPEADWSEWYAGADRALYEAKRAGGNCLRWAHGPDGQ comes from the coding sequence ATGACCGGCAGGGGTTCAGCCGAGACATCAGACATGACATCCGGTATCGCCACAGCGGCGATGGCCGGGATGACGCATGCCGTGCTTTCCGACGCTGAAGTGGCCCTGTTCGCGCAGTTTTCCCAGCCGCGCCCGCTGCCGGCCGGCCAGTGGTTGTTCCTGCGCGGGCACCCCGGCCAGAGCATGTACGTCATCCTGGAAGGCCAGATTGAACTGGACTTCGGCGAAGACCTGCTGGTGAAGACCCTGGGCCGCCACGAGTTCTTCGGCGAACTGGGCCTGCTGATGGGCAACCACGCCCGCAGCGCCGGCGCCCGCGCGATGAGCGACTGCACGGTGCTGGAACTGGGCCCGGATGCCTTCCAGCGCCTGGTCGATGCCGATCCCGGCCTGGTGGCGCAGTTCCTGCGGCGCACGATCATGCGCGTGCTGGCCAACGAACAGGCCCTGATCAGCCAGCTGCGGCGGCGCAACCACGACCTGGAAACCGCGCTGGACAACCTGTACATCACCACCCACCAGCTCACCCATACCCGCGAGCTGGTGCGTACCGATGAACTGACCGGACTGCACAACCGCCGCGGCCTGACCCTGTACTTGAAGGAATCGCGCGCGCACCCCGACGGCCCGCCGCAGGCGTTGCTGCTGATCGACTGCGACCACTTCAAGCAGATCAACGACCGCCATGGCCACCAGGCCGGCGACCGCGTGCTGCAGAGCATGGGCAACATCCTGCGTTCAATGGCCGGCGAGCACGATCTGGCCTGCCGCCTGGGCGGCGATGAGTTCTGCCTGATCCTGCGCCGCGCCGACCGCGAGGCCGCCCAGCATGCCGCCGAGTTCATCCTCAGCGCCGTGCACGGCCTGCTGGAACGCGGCCACGGCACCCCGCACGTCAGCCTGGCCAGCATCGGCGTCAGCATGCTGGTACCGGAGGCCGACTGGAGCGAATGGTATGCCGGTGCCGATCGGGCGCTTTACGAAGCCAAGCGCGCCGGCGGAAACTGCCTGCGATGGGCCCACGGCCCGGACGGACAATGA